In the genome of Misgurnus anguillicaudatus chromosome 11, ASM2758022v2, whole genome shotgun sequence, one region contains:
- the mfsd2aa gene encoding sodium-dependent lysophosphatidylcholine symporter 1-A isoform X2 — protein sequence MAFLHCADGGENRAWAWTRYHSNEAEADTSEVETKQHLISLISKSGNRTDTLTGQTHKSDRQQHLFSVMAKGEGAEQISAGLLPTTKPVTQDAIKIAKLDPLNASVILFVGRAWDAVTDPTVGFLISRSPWTRHGRMMPWILVSTIPAVFCYFLIWVVPPIENGKMLWYLVFYCLFQTLQTCFHVPYSALTMFISTEQKERDSATAYRMTIEVLGTVIGTAVQGQIVGMANSPCINTTSVTNSSNHSMQGNSSHISLDEKLFNERCAYMIASAAISIIYVLCAVVLFLGVREQDNEAKLKPQRRASFRTGLRKVMSHGPYVKLVLAFLFTSLAFMLLEGNFAVFIKYTLGFRNDFQNILLVIMLSATVTIPMWQWFLCRFGKKTAVYIGITWAAPFMILIVCLKSNLIVSYIVAVAAGASVAAAFLLPWSMLPDVVDDFKVQNPDSQGHEAIFYSFYVFFTKFASGVSLGVSTLALSFAGYVTGACVQPDSVNFTLKMLVSAAPVLLIALGLLIFKLYPIDEKRRQYNNKELQLLLLRSVDQDSEMEALRPDIKA from the exons ATGGCTTTTCTCCATTGCGCGGACGGGGGAGAGAACCGAGCGTGGGCGTGGACACGTTACCATTCAAATGAGGCAGAAGCAGACACTAGTGAAGTGGAGACGAAGCAGCATCTCATTTCATTGATAAGCAAAAGTGGAAACCGTACTGATACTTTAACCGGACAAACTCATAAATCCGACCGGCAGCAACACCTGTTCAGTGTTATGGCAAAAGGAGAGGGAGCCGAGCAAATATCAGCCGGTTTGTTACCTACGACCAAACCCGTGACTCAAGATGCTATAAAAATTGCCAAG TTGGATCCTCTCAATGCTTCTGTAATCCTGTTTGTGGGTCGGGCCTGGGATGCTGTGACTGATCCCACAGTTGGGTTTTTAATCAGCAGATCGCCATGGACACGCCATGGACGCATGATGCCCTG GATTCTGGTGTCTACCATACCAGCTGTGTTTTGTTATTTCTTGATATGGGTGGTTCCACCCATAGAAAATGGCAAGATGTTGTGGTATCTGGTCTTCTACTGTTTGTTTCAGACACTACAGACA TGTTTTCATGTGCCGTATTCTGCACTGACCATGTTCATCAGCACTGAACAGAAAGAACGAGATTCTGCCACAGCGTACC gCATGACCATAGAGGTGTTGGGTACAGTAATTGGCACGGCTGTTCAAGGGCAGATTGTGGGCATGGCCAACAGCCCTTGCATTAACACTACGTCTGTCACCAACAGCTCCAATCACTCCATGCAGGGCAACAGCTCTCATATCTCACTGgatgaaaaactatttaatgAG AGGTGTGCATACATGATTGCATCTGCAGCCATAAGTATAATCTATGTTTTGTGTGCTGTTGTGCTGTTTCTTGGAGTAAGAGAGCAGGACA ATGAGGCCAAGTTGAAACCGCAGAGGCGTGCGTCATTTCGAACTGGTCTGCGGAAGGTTATGAGTCACGGGCCGTATGTTAAACTGGTGCTGGCCTTTCTCTTCACATCTCTGGCTTTCATG CTATTGGAAGGAAATTTTGCTGTATTCATTAAATACACGCTGGGATTCAGAAAcgattttcaaaatatcttactggTCATAATG CTCTCGGCCACTGTCACCATCCCCATGTGGCAGTGGTTCCTCTGTCGCTTTGGAAAGAAAACTGCTGTGTACATCGGCATTACT TGGGCGGCGCCTTTCATGATCCTGATAGTTTGTCTGAAGAGCAACCTCATCGTGTCGTACATTGTGGCTGTTGCAGCTGGTGCCAGTGTGGCTGCGGCCTTCCTTCTACCCTG GTCAATGCTTCCTGACGTAGTGGATGATTTCAAAGTCCAGAATCCTGACTCTCAAGGCCACGAGGCTATTTTCTACTCCTTCTATGTCTTCTTTACCAAATTTGCCTCTGGAGTGTCGCTTGGGGTATCAACGTTGGCATTAAG TTTTGCAGGTTACGTAACAGGAGCTTGTGTTCAGCCCGATTCAGTAAATTTTACGTTGAAAATGTTGGTGTCGGCTGCTCCTGTATTACTTATAGCTCTTGGGCTACTCATCTTTAAATTGTATCCCATCGATGAAAAACGCAGGCAATATAACAATAAAGAACTGCAGCTGCTCTTGTT GAGGAGTGTAGATCAAGACTCTGAGATGGAGGCCTTAAGGCCTGATATCAAAGCATAA
- the mfsd2aa gene encoding sodium-dependent lysophosphatidylcholine symporter 1-A isoform X1, giving the protein MAFLHCADGGENRAWAWTRYHSNEAEADTSEVETKQHLISLISKSGNRTDTLTGQTHKSDRQQHLFSVMAKGEGAEQISAGLLPTTKPVTQDAIKIAKFSSQQERITPLTVCSKVCFAIGGAPYQITGSALGFFLQIFLLDVAQLDPLNASVILFVGRAWDAVTDPTVGFLISRSPWTRHGRMMPWILVSTIPAVFCYFLIWVVPPIENGKMLWYLVFYCLFQTLQTCFHVPYSALTMFISTEQKERDSATAYRMTIEVLGTVIGTAVQGQIVGMANSPCINTTSVTNSSNHSMQGNSSHISLDEKLFNERCAYMIASAAISIIYVLCAVVLFLGVREQDNEAKLKPQRRASFRTGLRKVMSHGPYVKLVLAFLFTSLAFMLLEGNFAVFIKYTLGFRNDFQNILLVIMLSATVTIPMWQWFLCRFGKKTAVYIGITWAAPFMILIVCLKSNLIVSYIVAVAAGASVAAAFLLPWSMLPDVVDDFKVQNPDSQGHEAIFYSFYVFFTKFASGVSLGVSTLALSFAGYVTGACVQPDSVNFTLKMLVSAAPVLLIALGLLIFKLYPIDEKRRQYNNKELQLLLLRSVDQDSEMEALRPDIKA; this is encoded by the exons ATGGCTTTTCTCCATTGCGCGGACGGGGGAGAGAACCGAGCGTGGGCGTGGACACGTTACCATTCAAATGAGGCAGAAGCAGACACTAGTGAAGTGGAGACGAAGCAGCATCTCATTTCATTGATAAGCAAAAGTGGAAACCGTACTGATACTTTAACCGGACAAACTCATAAATCCGACCGGCAGCAACACCTGTTCAGTGTTATGGCAAAAGGAGAGGGAGCCGAGCAAATATCAGCCGGTTTGTTACCTACGACCAAACCCGTGACTCAAGATGCTATAAAAATTGCCAAG TTTTCCTCACAGCAGGAGAGGATTACACCTCTGACTGTGTGCAGTAAGGTGTGTTTTGCAATAGGAGGGGCTCCGTATCAGATCACAGGAAGCGCCTTGGGCTTCTTTCTGCAAATCTTCTTGTTGGATGTTGCGCAG TTGGATCCTCTCAATGCTTCTGTAATCCTGTTTGTGGGTCGGGCCTGGGATGCTGTGACTGATCCCACAGTTGGGTTTTTAATCAGCAGATCGCCATGGACACGCCATGGACGCATGATGCCCTG GATTCTGGTGTCTACCATACCAGCTGTGTTTTGTTATTTCTTGATATGGGTGGTTCCACCCATAGAAAATGGCAAGATGTTGTGGTATCTGGTCTTCTACTGTTTGTTTCAGACACTACAGACA TGTTTTCATGTGCCGTATTCTGCACTGACCATGTTCATCAGCACTGAACAGAAAGAACGAGATTCTGCCACAGCGTACC gCATGACCATAGAGGTGTTGGGTACAGTAATTGGCACGGCTGTTCAAGGGCAGATTGTGGGCATGGCCAACAGCCCTTGCATTAACACTACGTCTGTCACCAACAGCTCCAATCACTCCATGCAGGGCAACAGCTCTCATATCTCACTGgatgaaaaactatttaatgAG AGGTGTGCATACATGATTGCATCTGCAGCCATAAGTATAATCTATGTTTTGTGTGCTGTTGTGCTGTTTCTTGGAGTAAGAGAGCAGGACA ATGAGGCCAAGTTGAAACCGCAGAGGCGTGCGTCATTTCGAACTGGTCTGCGGAAGGTTATGAGTCACGGGCCGTATGTTAAACTGGTGCTGGCCTTTCTCTTCACATCTCTGGCTTTCATG CTATTGGAAGGAAATTTTGCTGTATTCATTAAATACACGCTGGGATTCAGAAAcgattttcaaaatatcttactggTCATAATG CTCTCGGCCACTGTCACCATCCCCATGTGGCAGTGGTTCCTCTGTCGCTTTGGAAAGAAAACTGCTGTGTACATCGGCATTACT TGGGCGGCGCCTTTCATGATCCTGATAGTTTGTCTGAAGAGCAACCTCATCGTGTCGTACATTGTGGCTGTTGCAGCTGGTGCCAGTGTGGCTGCGGCCTTCCTTCTACCCTG GTCAATGCTTCCTGACGTAGTGGATGATTTCAAAGTCCAGAATCCTGACTCTCAAGGCCACGAGGCTATTTTCTACTCCTTCTATGTCTTCTTTACCAAATTTGCCTCTGGAGTGTCGCTTGGGGTATCAACGTTGGCATTAAG TTTTGCAGGTTACGTAACAGGAGCTTGTGTTCAGCCCGATTCAGTAAATTTTACGTTGAAAATGTTGGTGTCGGCTGCTCCTGTATTACTTATAGCTCTTGGGCTACTCATCTTTAAATTGTATCCCATCGATGAAAAACGCAGGCAATATAACAATAAAGAACTGCAGCTGCTCTTGTT GAGGAGTGTAGATCAAGACTCTGAGATGGAGGCCTTAAGGCCTGATATCAAAGCATAA